Proteins co-encoded in one Terriglobia bacterium genomic window:
- a CDS encoding protein-disulfide reductase DsbD domain-containing protein — MMRWIAASLLVLLSAGAATAAGPPAVVSARTVLATNAVHPGQSAKLAVLARIEPGYHINDHKPSLDYLIPTKVEFDASPNLQVEKVVYPRGKMVKFDFLDSPISVYEGEIHLGSLLKVGSSVKPGNYPLRGKFMYQACNDHACLPPTSVPFEVSVRVAPPSVPLKSVNSEIFSTINFK; from the coding sequence ATGATGCGATGGATCGCGGCTTCATTACTGGTTTTGCTGTCGGCCGGCGCGGCAACCGCCGCAGGCCCGCCCGCCGTGGTATCTGCCCGCACCGTGCTTGCAACCAACGCGGTCCATCCCGGCCAGTCAGCAAAACTGGCAGTGCTGGCGCGAATTGAGCCCGGTTACCATATCAACGACCACAAGCCTTCGCTCGATTATCTGATTCCCACCAAAGTCGAGTTTGATGCTTCTCCCAACTTGCAGGTTGAGAAAGTTGTTTACCCGCGCGGTAAGATGGTGAAGTTTGATTTCCTGGATTCTCCGATTTCGGTCTACGAAGGTGAAATCCATCTGGGTTCGCTTCTGAAGGTCGGTAGCTCAGTGAAGCCGGGAAACTATCCGTTGCGCGGAAAATTCATGTATCAGGCCTGCAACGATCATGCCTGCCTGCCGCCCACCAGTGTTCCGTTTGAGGTTTCAGTGCGCGTGGCGCCGCCCTCGGTTCCGCTGAAATCCGTCAATTCCGAGATCTTTAGCACCATCAACTTCAAGTAG
- a CDS encoding TlpA disulfide reductase family protein, translating into MKKGKVLLGVALGIVVAVGLFFVNKYWIAPAATKAAAKASGDFPQAPGFTLTSLSGDKIDLQNYKGKVVLLDFWATWCGPCRIEIPGFVQLQNQYGSQGLSIIGVSMDDGPEPVRKFYQEFHMNYPVVMGSDNLGELYGGILGLPTSFLIGRDGRIYAKHVGLTDASIFESEIKELLAAAPDRKLADFKTVGYTASKDIRTSTPAEVSSVVPGVDVSKLTPSELTAFQKHLGQQKCTCGCGFTLLKCRQVDSSCQVSLQQAKDEYAKFLKDHHG; encoded by the coding sequence GTGAAGAAAGGCAAAGTTCTTCTCGGCGTGGCTCTGGGGATTGTGGTTGCCGTCGGCCTGTTCTTTGTCAACAAGTACTGGATTGCGCCCGCCGCCACCAAGGCCGCCGCTAAAGCCAGCGGTGACTTTCCGCAGGCCCCAGGGTTTACACTTACCTCGCTTTCGGGCGACAAGATCGACCTGCAGAATTACAAGGGCAAGGTGGTGCTGCTGGATTTCTGGGCCACCTGGTGCGGGCCCTGCCGCATTGAAATTCCCGGTTTCGTACAGCTTCAAAACCAGTACGGAAGCCAGGGGCTGTCGATTATCGGCGTCTCGATGGACGATGGTCCGGAGCCGGTCCGAAAATTCTATCAGGAATTTCACATGAATTATCCGGTCGTCATGGGTTCTGACAACCTGGGCGAGCTTTATGGGGGAATTCTGGGGCTGCCCACCAGCTTTTTGATCGGACGCGACGGCAGGATTTATGCCAAGCACGTCGGCTTGACGGACGCATCCATTTTTGAATCCGAAATCAAGGAACTGCTGGCCGCGGCCCCGGACCGCAAGCTGGCGGACTTCAAGACGGTGGGGTACACGGCTTCCAAAGACATCCGCACCAGCACGCCGGCAGAGGTAAGCTCGGTGGTGCCCGGGGTTGACGTTTCAAAGCTGACTCCGTCCGAACTGACGGCGTTTCAGAAGCACCTGGGGCAACAGAAGTGTACCTGCGGTTGCGGTTTCACGCTGCTGAAATGCAGGCAGGTGGACTCGTCCTGCCAGGTCAGCCTGCAGCAGGCGAAAGACGAGTACGCCAAATTCCTGAAAGATCACCACGGATAG
- the lgt gene encoding prolipoprotein diacylglyceryl transferase: MHPILFKIGSFQLPTYGVLLATALLVALYTVVRLGRREGLDTGRLVDLSTWIIVTALLGAKILMILTEWTFYSHNPGQIFSMSTLEAGGVFYGGFIAATVFAAWYIRSYKLPFWRVFDVYAPAIALGQSIGRLGCFSAGCDYGVASHSFLAVTFTNEFSHQMTGVPLGIPLFPWQIVESVTLLGIFVILMWRYKHKTRDGEIFLLYIGLYGVERFLLEFLRGDPDRGFVFNHLLSTSQFIALLVLGFAAVLAYRWYGPGRKAGSFAGSVSAKVHLQSKVKG; the protein is encoded by the coding sequence TTGCATCCGATTCTCTTCAAGATAGGTTCTTTTCAACTGCCAACTTATGGCGTCCTGCTGGCCACGGCGCTGCTTGTGGCCCTCTACACGGTGGTGCGGCTGGGGCGGCGCGAGGGCCTGGACACGGGCCGCCTGGTGGACCTGAGCACCTGGATCATTGTTACGGCGCTGCTGGGGGCGAAAATCCTGATGATCCTGACGGAGTGGACGTTCTACAGCCATAATCCGGGCCAGATATTCTCCATGTCCACTTTGGAAGCTGGCGGAGTTTTTTACGGCGGATTCATCGCCGCCACGGTGTTTGCCGCCTGGTACATTCGGAGCTACAAGCTGCCGTTCTGGAGGGTTTTCGACGTTTATGCTCCCGCCATCGCGCTGGGGCAATCGATTGGAAGGCTGGGGTGTTTTTCAGCCGGGTGCGATTACGGTGTGGCCAGCCATTCCTTCCTGGCGGTGACGTTTACCAATGAGTTTAGCCACCAGATGACTGGAGTGCCTCTTGGGATTCCACTCTTTCCATGGCAGATTGTTGAATCCGTCACGCTGCTTGGCATTTTCGTGATCCTGATGTGGCGATACAAGCACAAAACGCGCGACGGAGAAATTTTTCTGCTTTATATCGGGCTTTATGGGGTAGAAAGGTTTTTGCTGGAGTTCCTGCGAGGCGATCCCGACCGCGGCTTTGTGTTTAACCATCTGCTCTCAACTTCGCAGTTTATCGCGCTGCTGGTGCTGGGGTTTGCGGCGGTGCTGGCATACCGATGGTACGGTCCGGGGCGCAAGGCCGGAAGCTTCGCAGGCAGCGTGAGCGCCAAGGTCCATTTGCAGTCCAAAGTGAAGGGATGA
- a CDS encoding cytochrome c biogenesis protein CcdA translates to MTHNLSIPVAFVAGLVSFLSPCVLPLIPGYISMLSGLSMEDLRGEADEKVTALILRNSVAFVIGFSVVFIVLGASATAVGKFLLSRQGTFDIAAGVVIIIFGLHLTGLVKIPFLYREARMNTLAPKRGIAGSFVLGFAFAFGWTPCIGPILTGILALAAIKDTVFQGMFLLAIYSAGLAVPFLLTALGVGRFIKFYSRFRKHMQAVEVASGVLLICIGVLMATHKMTMLSGYLSFLNRFTL, encoded by the coding sequence ATGACTCATAATCTGAGCATTCCTGTTGCTTTCGTTGCCGGTCTGGTGTCGTTTTTGTCGCCCTGCGTCCTGCCGCTGATTCCAGGATACATTTCCATGCTGTCCGGGCTGTCCATGGAGGACCTGCGCGGCGAGGCAGATGAAAAGGTGACGGCGCTGATCCTTCGCAACTCCGTAGCGTTCGTCATCGGCTTTTCGGTGGTGTTTATCGTACTCGGCGCTTCGGCAACCGCCGTCGGCAAGTTCCTGCTGTCACGCCAGGGCACGTTTGACATTGCGGCGGGCGTGGTGATCATCATTTTTGGCCTGCACCTTACGGGACTGGTGAAGATTCCTTTTCTTTACCGCGAGGCCCGGATGAACACTCTGGCGCCCAAGCGGGGAATCGCCGGGTCGTTTGTGCTGGGGTTTGCATTCGCTTTTGGATGGACCCCCTGCATCGGCCCGATTCTGACCGGGATTCTGGCGCTGGCGGCCATCAAAGACACGGTATTCCAGGGCATGTTTCTGTTGGCCATCTATTCGGCGGGGCTGGCTGTGCCATTCCTGCTGACGGCTTTGGGCGTGGGAAGGTTCATCAAATTTTACAGCCGCTTTCGAAAGCACATGCAGGCCGTGGAAGTTGCTTCCGGTGTGCTGCTGATCTGCATCGGAGTGTTGATGGCAACTCATAAAATGACGATGCTCTCAGGCTATCTTTCTTTTCTCAATCGGTTTACCCTGTAA
- a CDS encoding HAD family phosphatase → MLRAIIFDFDGVIVDSEPIIMRLTQEMAAKEGWVVSEEEYYRNYLALDDRGIVEHLFISHGRAVDRARVEELVSWKSRVYGDMIAEGLPAMPGAVEFVRQVAKSYPLAIASGSARSEIEHLLGRVQLRDCFRTISSADDCERSKPDPEVYLKALAGLEALPEFGDKPLRATECVAIEDAPGGIDAAHAAGIRCIGLAHSRTQENLLHADWAFSGFEDLDLEAISRAFER, encoded by the coding sequence TTGCTGCGAGCGATCATCTTCGATTTTGACGGCGTCATTGTCGATTCCGAGCCGATCATCATGAGGCTGACGCAGGAGATGGCGGCCAAGGAAGGCTGGGTGGTCTCCGAGGAGGAATACTACCGGAATTACCTGGCGCTTGACGATCGCGGCATCGTGGAACACCTCTTTATCAGCCACGGCCGCGCTGTCGATCGTGCTCGCGTGGAAGAACTGGTGAGCTGGAAGTCGCGCGTTTACGGAGATATGATCGCCGAGGGCCTGCCCGCCATGCCCGGCGCGGTTGAATTTGTCCGCCAAGTCGCCAAAAGCTATCCTCTGGCCATCGCCAGCGGCAGCGCCCGCAGTGAAATCGAACATCTGCTAGGCAGGGTCCAGCTCCGCGACTGTTTTCGGACCATCTCGAGCGCCGACGATTGCGAAAGGTCAAAGCCTGACCCGGAGGTTTACCTGAAAGCTCTCGCCGGCCTCGAGGCTCTCCCCGAATTCGGCGATAAGCCTCTGCGCGCGACTGAATGCGTGGCCATTGAGGACGCTCCCGGCGGGATTGATGCTGCGCACGCCGCAGGAATCCGCTGCATTGGCCTTGCGCACAGCCGCACGCAGGAAAACCTGCTCCACGCCGACTGGGCTTTCAGCGGTTTTGAAGATCTGGATCTAGAGGCGATCAGCCGCGCATTCGAGCGTTAA
- a CDS encoding YncE family protein: MKSCARFLFICWLAWVPGLCAQVPAPLKLAANIPMPEVRGRIDHLSVDVKGHRLFVSALGNDTVEVIDLDAGKDIHSITGMQEPQGVFYVPESNRIFVANGGDGSVHVLDGTNYSLLSTVQFPSDADDIRYDAAHERIYVGYGSGGLGVLDAMTGKELGTIPLRAHPEAFEVAGGGSRIYVNVPTENEIAAADWNRRSVVLRWPMENYRDNFPMAYDQSRQRLFVVCRSPAQLLVLDSESGKMVAHLDVAGDADDVYYDAARRRIYVSGGQGFISVVHQLDADHYRLQSTLPTASGARTSLFVPALDRLYLAIPRRGSAIAEIGVYEVRN; this comes from the coding sequence ATGAAAAGCTGCGCGCGGTTTTTGTTTATCTGCTGGCTGGCGTGGGTCCCGGGCCTCTGTGCGCAGGTGCCCGCGCCGCTTAAACTGGCCGCAAACATTCCCATGCCCGAGGTGCGCGGCCGCATTGATCATCTGAGCGTTGATGTAAAGGGCCACCGGCTGTTTGTTTCCGCTCTTGGCAACGATACCGTGGAAGTCATCGATCTTGACGCGGGCAAAGACATTCACTCGATCACCGGAATGCAGGAGCCGCAAGGAGTGTTTTACGTGCCGGAGTCGAACCGTATTTTCGTTGCCAATGGCGGCGACGGCTCCGTCCATGTTCTCGATGGCACGAACTACAGCCTGCTCTCAACCGTGCAGTTTCCTTCGGACGCCGATGACATCCGCTATGACGCCGCACACGAGCGGATCTACGTCGGATACGGAAGCGGCGGCCTGGGCGTTCTGGACGCCATGACCGGGAAAGAATTGGGGACCATACCGCTGCGGGCGCATCCGGAAGCCTTTGAGGTGGCAGGTGGCGGGTCGAGGATTTACGTGAACGTTCCCACCGAAAATGAAATCGCCGCTGCGGACTGGAACCGTCGGTCTGTGGTTCTGCGATGGCCCATGGAAAATTATCGGGACAATTTCCCCATGGCATATGACCAGTCACGGCAGCGGTTGTTTGTGGTTTGCCGCAGCCCGGCGCAACTCCTGGTGCTCGATTCGGAGTCGGGCAAAATGGTTGCGCACCTCGATGTGGCGGGCGACGCCGATGACGTTTACTACGACGCAGCCCGGCGAAGGATCTATGTTTCCGGCGGGCAGGGCTTCATCAGCGTCGTGCATCAGTTGGATGCCGATCACTACCGGCTGCAATCGACGCTCCCCACCGCTTCCGGCGCCCGCACCTCACTTTTTGTTCCCGCATTGGACCGCCTCTATCTGGCCATTCCGCGCCGCGGCTCGGCAATCGCTGAAATTGGCGTTTACGAGGTCCGTAACTGA
- a CDS encoding DUF4139 domain-containing protein — MLIRQRRVQMLAMLAAALAAANVARAQTKATSTESDQQALSLTIYNSNAALVRDVRTVRLPAGNVELQFADVASQIQPETVRIISLSGPRQLTVLEQNYRYDLLDPQKLFQYYVGKQVTLVRHITENNSTREVSTKATLLSDNNGPVWQVGNEIVTGMSADRFVFPALPPGLYSKPTLVWRLENKSAGEQKLEADYMTKAVNWNADYVLTLPGEDAAADLSSWVTVSNSSGADFRNTRLQLVAGQVHQAVQNIMPMAGRMVAMEAKAAAPGVSEEGLSEYHLYTIERPVTLPDNSSKQIAFVRASGIKVQKTYEITGQQFYFYSPYQGGESAKQPVEAHLKFKNSESNSLGVPLPAGTVRVYQADSNGRVQFVGEDSISHTPKDEDLNLYIGNAFDVTAERRQTDFQNLGRDVYESAFQITIRNHKKAAVTVDVNEPVNGTWSVLQSNFKYEKTSAFSIRFRVPVEADGQSVLNYRVRVHR, encoded by the coding sequence ATGTTGATCCGACAACGGCGCGTGCAGATGCTGGCGATGCTCGCCGCGGCTCTGGCTGCGGCAAATGTCGCGCGCGCGCAGACAAAAGCAACTTCAACGGAAAGCGACCAGCAGGCGCTGAGCCTCACCATTTACAACTCGAACGCTGCCCTGGTGAGAGACGTTCGCACCGTGCGTTTGCCCGCCGGCAACGTCGAACTGCAGTTCGCCGATGTCGCTTCGCAGATCCAGCCGGAAACTGTTCGCATCATTTCGCTCAGCGGGCCCAGGCAATTGACGGTGCTGGAACAGAATTACCGCTATGACCTGCTCGACCCGCAGAAGCTGTTCCAATACTACGTGGGGAAGCAGGTGACGCTGGTCCGCCACATCACGGAAAACAATTCAACCAGGGAAGTCTCAACGAAGGCCACATTGCTCTCAGACAATAATGGCCCCGTCTGGCAGGTGGGCAATGAGATTGTTACCGGCATGTCAGCCGACCGCTTTGTCTTCCCCGCTCTGCCGCCCGGCCTCTACAGCAAGCCAACGCTGGTTTGGCGTCTGGAGAACAAGAGTGCGGGAGAGCAGAAACTTGAAGCCGATTACATGACCAAGGCCGTCAACTGGAATGCGGATTATGTTCTCACCTTGCCTGGCGAAGATGCGGCGGCCGACCTGAGTTCGTGGGTGACAGTGAGCAACAGCAGCGGCGCCGATTTTCGCAACACCCGGCTGCAGCTTGTCGCAGGGCAGGTGCACCAGGCCGTGCAAAACATCATGCCCATGGCAGGGCGCATGGTGGCGATGGAAGCTAAAGCCGCGGCTCCGGGAGTTTCGGAAGAAGGGCTCTCCGAATATCATCTATACACCATTGAGCGCCCTGTGACGCTGCCGGACAACAGCAGCAAGCAGATTGCCTTTGTGCGCGCCAGCGGCATCAAGGTGCAGAAGACCTATGAGATCACCGGCCAGCAGTTCTACTTTTACAGTCCTTATCAGGGCGGCGAGTCCGCGAAACAACCCGTGGAGGCACACCTGAAGTTCAAGAATTCTGAGAGTAATTCGCTGGGAGTTCCTCTGCCGGCGGGGACCGTTCGCGTCTACCAGGCGGACTCCAACGGCAGGGTGCAATTCGTGGGCGAAGACAGCATCTCCCACACGCCGAAAGACGAAGACCTGAACCTCTACATCGGCAACGCCTTCGATGTCACCGCGGAAAGGAGGCAGACGGATTTTCAAAATCTTGGCCGCGACGTTTATGAGTCGGCATTCCAGATCACCATTCGCAACCACAAGAAAGCCGCCGTCACGGTTGATGTCAACGAGCCGGTCAACGGGACATGGTCCGTGCTGCAATCCAATTTTAAGTATGAAAAGACCTCGGCGTTTTCGATCAGATTTCGGGTGCCGGTGGAAGCCGATGGCCAATCCGTTCTGAATTATCGCGTGCGCGTCCACCGATAA
- a CDS encoding GNAT family N-acetyltransferase, with protein MRAMSGKTREVRVRTARLEDAGAIADLSGQLGYPSSAASVRRRLRDLLGKPDHAIWVAENSGGSVAGWIHVFVHALLESDRQAEIGGLVIDENFRGHGAGKALVGRAERWAKSRRLVSVYARSNIIRKEAHAFYQKLGYKIIKTQHAFRKELC; from the coding sequence ATGCGAGCCATGTCCGGGAAAACGCGGGAGGTGCGGGTCCGAACTGCACGGCTCGAAGACGCCGGCGCCATCGCCGATCTTTCCGGCCAGTTGGGCTATCCCAGCTCTGCCGCCAGCGTGCGGCGCCGCCTGCGCGATCTGCTCGGGAAGCCCGATCATGCCATCTGGGTGGCGGAAAACAGCGGAGGGAGCGTCGCAGGCTGGATCCACGTTTTCGTCCATGCGCTGCTGGAGAGCGACCGCCAGGCGGAAATCGGCGGTCTGGTGATCGACGAAAACTTTCGCGGCCACGGCGCGGGCAAAGCGCTTGTCGGGCGGGCCGAACGCTGGGCAAAATCCAGGCGGCTCGTTTCCGTTTACGCGCGCTCAAATATCATCCGTAAAGAAGCGCACGCGTTCTACCAGAAGCTGGGTTACAAAATCATCAAGACTCAGCACGCTTTCCGGAAGGAGCTTTGTTAG
- the queA gene encoding tRNA preQ1(34) S-adenosylmethionine ribosyltransferase-isomerase QueA — MLLEEFAYELPKELIAQRPLKERDASRMMLLDRAAQSFSDRAFRSLPELLDPGDVLVVNNTRVFPARLLGKRRGARAQAIGKGNPAAREYLTAEVELLLTRNESGDVWQGLVHPGRKVRTGEVLVFGGGGLEAEVLGRGEYGVRRVLLRAREGSVAGAIDRLGHVPLPPYVGRPDEASDRETYQTIYARARGAVAAPTAGLHFTQRIFDALRAREIEVCEITLHVGPGTFRPVQTERVEDHKMESEQFEISEAAASTLNRALAERRRVIAVGTTSVRTLESVALENDGKIVPWRGETGLFIMPGFRFQVVRGLLTNFHLPKSTLLMLVSAFAGRDLIFRAYRHAIEQRYRFYSYGDCMLIV; from the coding sequence ATGCTGCTTGAAGAATTTGCTTATGAACTGCCGAAGGAATTGATCGCCCAGCGGCCCTTGAAGGAACGCGATGCCTCGCGCATGATGCTGCTGGACCGCGCCGCGCAATCATTCAGCGATCGCGCGTTTCGTTCGTTGCCTGAGCTCCTCGATCCGGGCGACGTGCTGGTGGTGAACAACACGCGGGTGTTTCCCGCGCGGCTGCTGGGAAAGAGGCGAGGCGCGCGGGCGCAGGCCATTGGCAAAGGCAACCCGGCGGCGCGGGAGTATCTGACCGCCGAAGTCGAACTTCTGCTGACGCGAAATGAATCGGGCGACGTCTGGCAGGGCCTCGTGCATCCAGGGCGCAAAGTCCGCACAGGCGAGGTGCTGGTTTTTGGCGGCGGCGGGCTTGAGGCGGAAGTCCTGGGGCGCGGTGAATACGGTGTGCGCAGGGTGCTGCTGCGGGCGCGCGAAGGCAGCGTGGCGGGCGCCATCGACCGCCTGGGGCACGTTCCTTTGCCGCCCTACGTGGGCCGGCCCGACGAAGCCTCGGACCGCGAGACCTATCAGACGATATACGCCAGAGCACGCGGCGCGGTTGCCGCGCCCACGGCAGGCCTTCATTTCACGCAGCGAATCTTTGACGCACTGCGGGCGCGAGAGATTGAAGTCTGCGAGATTACGCTTCACGTGGGGCCGGGAACGTTTCGTCCCGTCCAGACGGAGCGCGTGGAAGACCACAAAATGGAATCGGAACAGTTCGAAATTTCAGAGGCAGCGGCCTCGACCCTCAACCGCGCTCTGGCCGAGAGACGCCGCGTGATCGCGGTAGGCACCACCAGCGTGCGCACACTCGAATCCGTGGCACTAGAGAACGATGGCAAGATTGTTCCCTGGCGAGGGGAAACGGGGCTGTTCATCATGCCGGGATTCAGGTTTCAGGTGGTTCGCGGACTGCTGACCAATTTTCACCTGCCGAAATCGACGCTGCTGATGCTGGTTTCGGCGTTTGCTGGGCGTGACCTGATCTTCCGCGCCTACCGGCACGCCATCGAGCAGCGGTATCGCTTCTACAGCTATGGCGATTGCATGCTGATTGTCTAG